In one Pseudoclavibacter sp. Marseille-Q3772 genomic region, the following are encoded:
- a CDS encoding helix-turn-helix domain-containing protein codes for MAAPALLSLKSLSERFDTPVSTLRYHIRTGKLSAVKVGGRVMIPEEEAVAFLRPVSPSGKVDAAVKAIVDAAPTLTTEQREQLAVILGGAA; via the coding sequence ATGGCCGCACCGGCCCTCCTGTCTTTGAAGTCGCTGTCCGAGCGCTTCGACACCCCTGTTTCTACCCTCCGCTACCACATCCGCACCGGGAAGCTCAGCGCCGTCAAAGTCGGCGGCCGGGTCATGATCCCCGAGGAGGAGGCCGTTGCCTTCCTTCGCCCGGTGAGTCCGTCCGGCAAGGTCGACGCCGCGGTCAAGGCGATCGTCGACGCCGCACCCACACTGACCACCGAGCAGCGCGAGCAGCTCGCGGTCATCCTCGGGGGTGCCGCATGA
- a CDS encoding ribose-5-phosphate isomerase: MRIHIATDHAGLEFSQQLQDHLRAQGHDVHDHGPTEYDPVDDYPSFCINAAQAVADDWVNGELSLGVVFGGSGNGEQMAANKVAGVRAALVWNSATAKLAREHNNANVIAIGARQHELSEAIQLIDTFIAEPFPGDERHVRRISQLREYERTGAISGKDVSAGSGADVPAVLRT; this comes from the coding sequence ATGCGTATTCACATTGCTACTGACCACGCCGGTCTCGAGTTTTCGCAGCAGCTGCAGGACCATCTTCGTGCGCAGGGCCACGACGTGCACGATCACGGTCCCACCGAATACGATCCGGTCGACGACTATCCCTCGTTTTGTATTAACGCGGCTCAAGCCGTAGCTGACGATTGGGTGAACGGAGAACTATCGCTGGGAGTTGTCTTTGGCGGCTCCGGTAACGGTGAGCAGATGGCCGCGAACAAGGTTGCCGGTGTTCGTGCGGCGCTTGTTTGGAATAGCGCAACCGCAAAGCTCGCCCGTGAACACAACAACGCAAACGTGATTGCGATCGGTGCTCGGCAGCACGAGCTGTCCGAGGCAATCCAACTCATTGACACCTTTATTGCCGAACCGTTCCCGGGTGATGAGCGCCATGTGCGTCGCATCTCGCAATTGCGCGAGTACGAACGCACGGGCGCGATTTCAGGAAAGGATGTGAGCGCCGGTTCGGGCGCAGATGTGCCGGCGGTCCTGCGAACCTAG
- a CDS encoding DNA-directed DNA polymerase — translation MSASTTVLDLGDKTSALEDKGLSSSEIAQNPWSEVLAATPYGESPVAAAAANGWRATVVEDTATSKKHPARFAVLTRTIDRARRSGTGGFGTYQSVAAMGSGTGSVVIGFDTEFVGVSETDPERGWVGESTDVTRRIVSYQFAAIDPTDESKLRLVVVLPQTYDGPLGPRQARLSVERALGIAIEHLGLHEHRLAVGWGAQGAARDDVKDSEGKYRPSRWFTSKVDSRALPITLVAHLQHADLTTFVDRRKALDTWNLAYPERAREAPSRAGWSGYRGRWLDSDVPDILRAVISASAGMVSPTPVRMMLDGANWWWARPIELSIRDTMAQSGAQPLRALGEAVGVPKQEVPDNWITRMDEYLSKHPVEFMDYAANDAVIALEYVSQVYGDHKAVPLTLPTAAARVVRESITSAIEKGRFNSVFGGLRKVDKKVDATTSVENQLDYYRKRELQPIDGSAATWIHASALAFRGGYNMSAELGLFEQETHDLDLKSCYPTSSSTIWDVDYLHPDGVIRKTVNNQQLELEDFKEGGPLTPFVGFVSFEFPKGVAFPCLPVPVQGSMIYPRTSGDARGVWAVGPEIWLALTLGATVTCQIGHFGRTLRDEEGTPSRLLRGAYKQLLDDRSRAKREYGPDSFQQGVLKLMANAPYGKLAQGVMGQRGWDAWAQERDAVGGSAITSPWHASMTTGLVRAVLIATLNQLYELGYATPSCTTDGFITDARLDVVKGLDLYGLGELWRDSREALTGSRSMWEEKHTQTDLLNVTTRANFSRQPGGVLAHGGYKLPEGIEADSQEDRDHMYELMVTRDGALPVTMKVFPSMQELTRTENRLDFAPKTVRKQQTIEFDRKRRPVPDGMTAHMVMIGEKVYEVAHVHTVPWESPADAELGRSVDKGLKRWDDELGEPVWERSPVRRTRAQWNDYFERLEAVLDEDGRVAEAERRDRISKGIVIAHRQEIIHIPWLSCSRPLADRLDAFEEFGLPRPRERFWSHARSKAERQIDVDLNAIAPYVAEMLAIDPFESAEEGR, via the coding sequence ATGAGCGCCTCGACGACTGTTCTGGACCTTGGCGATAAGACCAGCGCACTTGAGGATAAGGGCTTATCGTCAAGTGAAATCGCGCAAAACCCCTGGTCAGAAGTACTGGCGGCAACGCCGTATGGGGAAAGCCCAGTTGCCGCCGCCGCCGCCAATGGGTGGCGCGCCACGGTCGTGGAGGACACCGCCACGTCCAAGAAGCACCCGGCGCGCTTCGCGGTGCTGACCCGGACCATCGACCGCGCCAGGCGGAGCGGCACCGGCGGCTTCGGCACCTACCAGTCCGTCGCTGCCATGGGCTCGGGCACCGGGTCCGTCGTGATCGGCTTCGACACCGAGTTCGTGGGTGTCAGCGAGACCGACCCCGAGCGCGGGTGGGTCGGTGAGAGCACTGACGTGACGCGGCGCATCGTTTCCTATCAGTTCGCGGCGATCGATCCCACGGACGAGAGCAAGCTGCGCCTGGTGGTGGTGCTGCCGCAGACCTACGACGGGCCGCTGGGGCCGCGTCAGGCTCGCCTGTCTGTGGAGAGAGCCCTCGGCATCGCCATCGAGCACCTTGGGCTCCATGAGCATCGGCTCGCGGTGGGCTGGGGCGCACAGGGGGCTGCACGCGACGACGTGAAGGACTCCGAGGGCAAGTATCGGCCCAGCCGGTGGTTCACCAGCAAGGTGGACTCGCGGGCGCTGCCGATCACGCTGGTGGCGCACCTCCAGCATGCGGACCTGACCACGTTCGTGGACCGGCGCAAGGCCCTCGACACCTGGAATCTCGCTTACCCCGAGCGTGCTCGCGAAGCACCTTCGCGTGCAGGCTGGTCGGGCTACAGGGGGCGTTGGCTGGACTCTGACGTGCCGGACATCCTGCGAGCGGTGATCTCGGCCAGCGCGGGCATGGTCTCGCCGACCCCCGTGCGCATGATGCTCGACGGGGCGAACTGGTGGTGGGCGCGGCCTATCGAGCTTTCCATCCGCGACACCATGGCGCAGTCCGGTGCGCAGCCGCTCCGCGCCCTCGGTGAGGCGGTTGGGGTGCCTAAGCAGGAGGTGCCTGATAACTGGATCACGCGCATGGACGAGTACCTCTCCAAGCACCCGGTCGAGTTCATGGACTACGCCGCGAACGATGCGGTGATCGCGCTGGAGTACGTCTCCCAGGTCTACGGGGACCACAAGGCAGTGCCGCTCACGCTGCCCACCGCTGCTGCTCGAGTGGTTCGCGAGAGCATCACCTCCGCGATCGAGAAGGGCCGGTTCAACAGCGTCTTTGGCGGGCTAAGGAAGGTGGACAAGAAGGTCGATGCCACCACCAGCGTGGAGAACCAGCTGGACTACTACCGCAAGCGCGAGCTCCAGCCCATCGACGGCTCGGCGGCGACGTGGATTCACGCGTCGGCGCTGGCGTTCCGAGGTGGCTACAACATGAGCGCCGAGCTCGGGCTGTTCGAGCAGGAGACGCATGACCTGGATCTGAAGTCGTGCTACCCCACCTCGAGCTCGACGATCTGGGACGTCGACTACCTCCATCCCGACGGCGTGATCCGCAAGACAGTCAACAACCAGCAACTCGAGCTTGAGGACTTCAAGGAGGGCGGTCCGCTGACCCCTTTTGTGGGGTTCGTGAGCTTCGAGTTCCCCAAAGGCGTGGCCTTCCCGTGCCTGCCGGTGCCTGTCCAAGGGTCGATGATCTACCCCCGAACCTCTGGTGACGCGCGCGGGGTCTGGGCTGTGGGTCCCGAGATCTGGCTGGCTCTCACGCTCGGCGCGACCGTGACCTGCCAGATCGGCCACTTCGGGCGCACGCTGCGAGATGAGGAGGGCACCCCCTCGCGCTTGCTGCGCGGAGCCTACAAGCAGCTCCTGGATGACCGCTCGCGGGCGAAGCGGGAGTACGGGCCAGATTCCTTCCAGCAGGGTGTGCTCAAGCTGATGGCCAATGCCCCGTACGGCAAGCTCGCACAGGGTGTCATGGGGCAGCGCGGCTGGGATGCGTGGGCTCAGGAGCGCGATGCTGTGGGCGGCTCCGCCATCACTTCGCCGTGGCATGCGTCGATGACCACGGGGCTGGTGCGTGCCGTGCTGATCGCTACGCTGAACCAGCTCTACGAACTGGGGTACGCGACGCCGAGCTGCACAACAGACGGGTTCATCACCGATGCCCGGCTCGATGTGGTCAAAGGGCTTGACCTATACGGGCTGGGTGAGCTGTGGCGTGACTCCCGCGAGGCGCTCACGGGATCACGGTCCATGTGGGAAGAGAAGCACACCCAGACCGACCTGCTGAACGTCACCACGCGGGCGAACTTCTCGCGCCAGCCGGGCGGCGTCCTCGCTCATGGCGGGTACAAGCTGCCCGAGGGCATCGAGGCGGACAGCCAGGAAGACCGCGACCACATGTACGAGCTCATGGTCACGCGGGACGGTGCCCTGCCGGTGACGATGAAGGTCTTCCCCTCAATGCAGGAGCTCACCCGCACGGAGAACCGCCTGGACTTCGCGCCGAAGACGGTGCGCAAGCAGCAGACCATCGAGTTTGATCGTAAGCGGCGGCCCGTCCCCGACGGGATGACCGCGCACATGGTGATGATCGGCGAGAAGGTCTACGAGGTCGCCCACGTCCACACCGTGCCGTGGGAGTCGCCTGCTGACGCTGAGCTAGGGCGGTCGGTGGACAAGGGCCTGAAGCGCTGGGACGACGAACTGGGCGAGCCGGTCTGGGAGCGCTCGCCCGTGCGCCGCACTCGCGCGCAGTGGAACGACTACTTCGAACGCCTTGAGGCCGTGCTGGATGAGGACGGCCGGGTCGCTGAAGCCGAGCGCCGTGATCGCATCAGTAAGGGCATCGTCATCGCGCACCGGCAGGAGATCATCCACATCCCGTGGCTGTCGTGCTCGCGTCCGCTGGCTGACCGCCTCGATGCGTTTGAGGAGTTCGGGCTCCCCCGCCCGCGTGAACGGTTCTGGTCGCACGCACGCTCGAAGGCAGAGCGCCAGATCGACGTGGACCTCAATGCTATTGCCCCGTACGTGGCCGAGATGTTGGCCATCGACCCGTTCGAGTCGGCTGAGGAGGGGCGATGA
- a CDS encoding DsbA family protein — translation MTADEATTSVEFWFDPACPWAWMTSRWITEVERMRPEVTVTWKPMSLAILNEGREQGPHAQAHQRSLALGKIAAGAALELGNETVKAFYDALGERIHHQNRSDDVLADEALEEAGISPEFAARAEAGEFDEALRRFHNEAIDRVGNDVGTPVISVNGVAFFGPVISPAPKGEMALQLFDGVVAAAGYDGFFELKRSRTRGPEFN, via the coding sequence ATGACTGCCGATGAAGCGACGACATCAGTAGAGTTCTGGTTTGACCCCGCGTGCCCGTGGGCATGGATGACCTCCCGTTGGATAACCGAGGTGGAGCGGATGCGGCCGGAAGTCACTGTGACGTGGAAACCAATGTCACTGGCAATCCTGAACGAAGGCCGCGAACAGGGCCCGCACGCGCAGGCGCACCAGCGCAGCCTGGCGCTTGGCAAAATTGCTGCCGGAGCCGCGCTCGAGCTTGGCAACGAGACCGTAAAGGCCTTCTACGACGCGCTCGGGGAACGCATCCACCACCAAAACCGCAGCGATGATGTACTCGCCGATGAAGCCCTCGAAGAAGCGGGTATTTCGCCCGAGTTCGCTGCCCGCGCCGAAGCTGGCGAGTTCGATGAAGCACTGCGTCGATTCCACAATGAGGCAATTGATCGCGTCGGTAACGATGTCGGTACGCCGGTGATTTCCGTGAACGGCGTGGCGTTCTTCGGCCCGGTTATTTCGCCCGCACCGAAGGGTGAGATGGCGCTTCAGCTCTTCGATGGTGTGGTCGCCGCCGCCGGTTACGACGGATTCTTCGAACTCAAGCGCTCGCGCACACGAGGACCGGAGTTCAACTAA
- a CDS encoding zinc finger domain-containing protein: protein MPEGHSVHRIARQMTANFVDEVCHASSPQGRFTQGASRLCGQRMLQCFAVGKQMFAEFEGGLWLRVHLGIYGAWDFAGEIHTTLGQTGEYGRAARGVWSGRAQDADAEDSMSSIGAPRRARMRMAEGEATQDVSDAWPPEPVGAVRLRLMTERTLADLRGPTVCELLDRAGVDAVLERLGPDPLVGDTDAGEQRFVDAVLKRRAPIGQLLMDQSVVAGIGNIYRAEMLYRARLDPFVPGCELAENTVRALWRDWVELLNIGVEVGRMMTIPNLTGADYQRALNDVRYRHWVYGRAGEPCRTCGTNIALTEMQNRKLYWCPTCQVERP, encoded by the coding sequence ATGCCTGAGGGACACTCCGTTCATCGAATTGCACGGCAGATGACGGCCAATTTTGTCGATGAAGTGTGCCACGCATCCAGCCCACAGGGGCGGTTTACGCAGGGTGCCAGTCGGCTATGTGGTCAGCGAATGCTGCAGTGCTTCGCTGTCGGTAAGCAAATGTTTGCCGAGTTCGAGGGTGGGTTGTGGCTACGCGTGCACCTGGGTATTTATGGTGCCTGGGACTTTGCCGGCGAGATCCACACCACCCTCGGACAAACGGGGGAGTACGGCCGTGCTGCCCGCGGTGTCTGGAGCGGCCGGGCACAGGATGCGGACGCTGAGGATTCCATGTCGTCGATCGGTGCTCCGCGGCGCGCGCGGATGCGAATGGCCGAGGGCGAGGCGACACAGGATGTGTCGGATGCCTGGCCACCGGAGCCGGTGGGGGCGGTTCGGCTGCGTCTGATGACTGAGCGAACGCTCGCCGATCTGCGCGGCCCGACCGTGTGCGAACTGCTCGATCGTGCCGGCGTGGATGCGGTCCTCGAACGGCTGGGCCCAGATCCGCTGGTTGGTGATACGGATGCGGGTGAGCAGCGGTTCGTGGATGCGGTATTGAAGCGTCGCGCGCCGATTGGGCAGCTGTTGATGGATCAATCGGTGGTCGCCGGTATCGGCAATATTTACCGTGCCGAGATGCTCTACCGGGCGCGCTTGGATCCCTTTGTGCCCGGATGCGAACTCGCTGAAAATACAGTTCGCGCGTTGTGGCGCGATTGGGTTGAGCTGCTGAACATCGGGGTCGAAGTAGGGCGGATGATGACTATCCCAAACTTGACCGGCGCGGACTATCAACGAGCGTTGAACGATGTTCGATACCGACACTGGGTGTATGGGCGCGCCGGGGAGCCGTGCCGCACCTGCGGCACGAACATCGCGCTCACCGAGATGCAGAACCGCAAACTGTACTGGTGTCCGACCTGCCAGGTTGAGCGGCCGTGA